The following proteins come from a genomic window of Nicotiana tomentosiformis chromosome 12, ASM39032v3, whole genome shotgun sequence:
- the LOC138902882 gene encoding uncharacterized protein has translation MHYANRKVRNVDYMEGEKVLHRVSPMNGVMRFGKKGTLSLRFIGPFEILTRVGEVSYRLALSPSLARVYPVFHVSMLLKYHEDMSHVLEFITVQLDENLTYKEESVAILDRQDSHLREPVHKCELRFCEVSVAFMTRGDSAFATLDWTTSHM, from the exons ATGCATTATGCAAATAGGAAGGTTCGCAATGTAGATTACATGgaaggtgagaaggttcttcaccgagtttcgcctatgaatggCGTGAtgcgatttgggaagaagggcacgTTGAGTCTGagatttattggcccatttgagatcTTGACGAGAGTTGGGGAGGTatcttataggcttgcattatcTCCTAGCCTAGCAAGGGTATATCCAGTATTTCACGTTTCCATGCTTCTGAAGTACCATGAGGATATGTCACATGTTTTAGAGTTCATCACGGTGCAACTTGATGAGAATTTGACCTATAAGGAAgagtcggtggccattctagaccggcaa GACTCACATTTGCGAGAACCTGTTCACAAATGtgagcttcgcttttgcgaagtatCTGTTGCTTTTATGACACGTGGGGATTCCGCATTTGCGACACTGGACTGGACAACTTCACATATGTGA
- the LOC138902883 gene encoding uncharacterized protein has translation MASDFMDRFRFNTENTPDVFYIQSLKKKPTETFYEYATHWRSEDTKVRPSLEEEQMNKFFVRAQDPQYYERLMVIKNHKFSDIIKMGERIEEGSKSGMVTNIEAMQDTNKALQSKGISNKKEVSAAMVAQGPKSPLTYQTPPSAYQPSPSKYHYPATTYHTYNT, from the coding sequence ATGGCGTCTGACTTTatggacagattcaggttcaatACAGAAAATACACCAGATGTTTTCTATATCCAGAGTCTCAAGAAGAAACCCACGGAGACCTTCTATGAGTATGCCACCCATTGGAGATCAGAAGATACCAAGGTGAGGCCATCTCTAGAAGaggaacaaatgaataagtttttCGTTAGAGCTCAAGACCCACAGTACTATGAGAGATTGATGGTCATAAAGAATCATAAgttctctgacatcatcaagATGGGAGAAAGAATCGAGGAGGGTAGCAAAAGTGGCATGGTTACCAACATTGAAGCAATGCAAGACACTAATAAAGCCTTACAGTCTAAAGGTATTTCAAATAAGAAGGAAGTGAGTGCCgcgatggtagcccaaggtccaaaatcTCCCCTCACCTATCAAACACCCCCATCTGCATATCAACCTTCACCTTCAAAATACCATTATCCTGCTACCACCTACCACACCTACAATACCTAa